The Oreochromis aureus strain Israel breed Guangdong linkage group 7, ZZ_aureus, whole genome shotgun sequence region CAATATGTTACACTGAACTGATAACAGATGAGCTGCCTGGTTGTTTACACCGTCTttaatccagttttatttaGTTTGCACAGCAGATGTTATGCTTCTTGCTTTGTGTTCTCTGTGTGCACATCTGTGCCTCTGCAGCAGAGTCAACAAATTTCAAATGTTACAAcgtgctctctttcttttttcttttttcccatcATATTCTTATATAAAAGGACACAGTATAAATACATCGTCAAAAAAAGTGTTATAATGATCACataatgtttaaaatgatgtaAATGATGTGGTGTGGCGTGTAACAACAGTATACTGTAATGTGTAGCATGGAAAATCTGAGATTAAATTCAGAGATGAAATGACCTCGCTGTTTCAGACCAGCCTGTGTGATGGCAGTAACGGGAAGGAAATTATATCCAACTTGGTCAGAGTGCAGCTGCACAGCTGAATTTACTAATTAAATGGAAGAGGAGGATGAAAAGTGTTGTCTGCATATCAATTAGGCCTGTTAGGACACTGAAAAAAAGTGATAATTTATTGATCTCCCCAATCACGTCAGAATACTTGCTACTTGCCAACAAAGATGTTCACTTCCTGCAGTGGGTGTTTTTCAACACTACAACACTCAGTTAAGTAGGTGGAAATTTGTATCATCAACTCATTCAGTCATgtatgattttgtttattttatttctgtgttttacttttaacCTGCAAgctgatggattttttttcccaatatTATCTgcgttttttcttgtttgtttgttttgttttgtttttaacagagaAGGGAAATCATCATTTTGGGTTGTCTTTTTAAGTGGATTATTAGCTAATGCTGGCAAGTGTGATGGATTTATATACCACACAGGATCAACACTGATGTTAAAAACATTaagctgcaaaagtcttcatTTCTTTCTGTTGACATTTGTTGCTATTTcgctcattttcagtccagtccttttaCCTTTCATAGGAATGTCCCATTGGCTAATACACttaaaaggcacctaactcgagggatgaaccagtgatgTGTCTGCACACAGCAGATATCTTAACGAAGAATTCATTTTAAGTGTATGTTGTAGTTCTTTGTCACTAGCAGCATGCTGCAAAGCTCATCATAATTTCTTTAAATTCCTTCCCTTCAgtctttgaaaaatgttttacaggcataaaataatatttttacacCAACAttgtgattcccaaagagctaatACCTGAAAACCTGCCAAATCTCcacatggtgtgcagtgtgtccttaaaatatGAGGTAATTAGACTagtggaagaaaaaagaaaagagttagGCCAAGAAAAACCcccagatgaacagtatctgaaagtcatgtccttaagataAAGACGAgggaaaatccagcaaagaccggATACAAGACCCGAGAGATGCATCTCTGGACTTTCTTAAGCACTAACAgggtgaaaaggctgaggtatgccaaattacacaagagctGGATTGAAAATCAGAGACAACAGGTTTTATGAACTGATGAAtacaaatttgacatttttagttCAAAATAAGCATTAGTAGGTACAAAGGTCAGGGGAgaagtacaacagtgagtgtctacagccatatGTAAAACACGGTAGAGGCTGTGTCTTGGTTTCGACTGCATTTCATCCAATGGTGGAAAGCATCTATCTAGAAaacatctgattggcaacagcttcatttttcagcatgacaatgatcctaaatacactgccaatgcagtaaaaccACACCTGGATAGAAATATACACAATGGTACtgactatcagtcatggattggcctccctaAAGCTTGAACTTAAACataactgaagcagtgtgggatcatgtttgacagtaaacagaacaaaagacagccaacatccgaagaagagctttgaatgtccatcAAGAACTACTGctaaagactacttaaagaaattacaagaaagcttcaGGCGGTGTTGAAGaacaaaggtggtcataccaaatactgacttttaaGCTTGACTGTGTTATTACCTAACatgctgtatttccatgtatgtttacacatgtttcaataaatcactgcacatattcccattttcctagcaaaacaTAAGGAAATGAGAGGTAGCTCCAgagttttgcaaagtgctctaacaaacaaacactaaagTATACACTATAATTTCAGTTACCAAAACTTTATAACAAAGGGTTTGAAGTGCAACAGCAGGACATGTAATTTGTCAGATAattaaaatgctgcaaaaggcAACAAAGGCGCAAACACACCAGAGAGGTTGAGTTCAATGACTCCAGTTAAGAGGAAAATTATCCACAGAGACCCAAAACTTGTACCAGTAAACATGCTTTTTGATCAAGAGTTTAAATGGGATTTGATAGGTGGTTTTAGGCTAAGATCCAGTGTAGCAGTGCGGTATGATGATTTGGATTGTGAGCCCCAGTAGAGTTTTCTTTGtgtgcaggctgtgatcagctgaacTGTTTTTTGTGGATTTAGACAATTGATTCAACAACATTTAAGAATATTACACAAGGTATCATGGCAGCATTCTCACCCATAGCAAGTACAAAATTAATATAAAAGATAGcattttatgagtgaaaataaaaagcatgaccAGCCTAAATTTAAATTGATAACTGCTACTGTTGCTGAAtttgatcaatcaatcaataataaaaaatgatctATACTGAATTTCACTTAAATAAAGGTACCTGTCATCAACAGACAACAGCAAACTCTTctttgattgtttttctttagagAAAAGCCACATTTATGCTCTTTTACCTTTTTTACCTGGTTGTCTGCACCCTATCACTGCAGCCCACCGCACATATTGAGAACTAGCTCTACCAATCCATCTCAGTGCTCATTGCCAAGTAACCTGTTTAGCATTCACTAAACAGCTTAAAATGTTCATACACTTGGGATAACACAAGTTGATTATAattcaatttgtttttacaggttttttcaCAACATAGATTAACTctcatcttcctctcctgtcctctctTTATTACATCAGTTCTTTATATTATCACACATTAGGCTTTTTCTCAATGGAAAATACACATTTCTTTTATCTCGCTCCCATTTTTCAGCACTTGTTAGATGGCTATAATACAGAAtttccacaacaacagctgtgacatctgtgTGCATGAAAGCATGACAGGgataagaaggaaaacaggatgtgCAGAGGGTGCAAGCAGGACCGTGGGATGccactttttaatttgttgagCAAGTACCTCAGTGCGATCAACTGAAAAGACTGCCAGGCTGCAGCACGGGAAAAATAATGATGCTTGGTATTACTATGTATTTAACCACCCAATCAGATTTCATTCATAATTAGCAGAAAATTCCAGAACGTCATTCCAGATCACTCTGTCCCACTTCAACACCAGTTTTTTTAAGCTGGAAGGCTggattatttgtttttacatctATGAGGACTGACTGAGTTTTGAAGTCACACTACAAGAGGAACCCCCAGTTTTGGGCACTTATTTTGTTTGCTTGATTTTTTAGCTCTCAGGTGTGCCACCTATGTGAATCTTTTATTATCTATTGTGGGAATTTTGAGTTTTAAGCTGCATTGTgttcaataacaataattttcaAACTGAGATATTTCCTGTTTCAACAAACTTTTTCACTGAAGTGAAACGAGAATTGGACGTTCACTCAACACAATGTAGCCTCAGGATAACAGGCTTTTTCTACAGCAGATACGATTCCTCATAGTAGAAAATGCTCATGTTAGTGGTAACCTTAAAGCATCCCTTTGAAAATCCTTGTAGTTCATACAACAAAGAGgcagcacacacacaacctGAATCTACTTCAATATGTCAACATGACTTCAGCAAAACAGGCTTATTATACTCCACAAGCCACTGTATCTCAGGTAGAATTTGTGATGTTGTCACAAAAATGGTCtgtcaggggaaaaaaattaattgaaCTTTGTGGTTTTGATGTTGGGGCGAGTTTCTGTCCATGTCCATCTGGTATATGAGGAACTTCATACATGATATGCAGAAGAAAGCTCTTTCAAATGGTGTCCATTAGTATGAGTAATTTGATCTTATTAAACTGGATCACATGTTAGGAACTACCAGAGTGATACTCAAACCTTAAACCCGATGCTTGTTCAACTGCTCTTTAAACTGGGCATCGGAATGAAGACGTAAGgcgatttaagtgactttacaTGTAGCACTGCTACTGGTGCTGCTATTTCAGAGTATATCAGAAACTGCTGACCTActgggattttcacacacaGCCATCTCTGGAGTTTAGAGACTactggtctgaaaaagagaaaatatccagtgagtggcagttctcCCGCCAGAAGTCAGAGGTGGACAGTTAAACCAATTTAACTTAATAAACATGAGTGGAAAGTTTATAGGAAGAACAACTTGTTACAGCCAacatatgcagaagagcatcttgaAACAGATGTACTAAAACAGCAGAAGAGCACATCGGGTGCCACTCCTGACAGCTAAGGTcagaaaactgaggctacaattcaaaCAGGAAAAGACAAGACTGGAAAAATGTGCTACCTCATCTGATGACTTATCATAAAAAACATGCCTTAACCATGCCTTGTACCAGTGCTTCAACTTGTTGGTAGTGCTGTAATGGTGTGAAGATCCCTTAATATCaattgagcatcatttaaactccACAGCCTACCATCTTCTTGAACATTACTATGAGCTTTCAAATAGCCTCCAAAATTTGAGTAATGTTTCCCGcatcttgttgaatctatgccacaaagaattagggaggttctgaaggcaaaaggttCACCTGGGTGCCAGCAACatgtaactaatgaagtggccagttgCTGTTCTAAAGCTTCTAATTAGGGCAATGAGGAAAAGAGTTACAATTCTCATACAGAACAAAATATTACCAGTATTAGTTTTAAAAACTTGACTATTTTGCTTTGTTATTTACAGCGTCCTTAAACAATGCACCAAATAAAGCAGCAAGTAAAGAGGATGCAGTGTCCTGTGCAAAAGCACCATTagacatttattttcatcacTACAAATGTTGAAGAGGAAGTAAATATTTCATGAAATCCAACAGAGGTTGAGAATGCAAATGCATGCCTGCTACTTCTATACTTTTGAATTTTCTTGGAAATAAAATACATTGATCTCCTCTCTCAATATAGCAACAAAGCTGATTGTTTTGGGAAGTTCAACTGCAGGTAATTCCCTCATGGATTAACCCAAATATGACCTTTGAAATGGAAACTGCTACCAAAGATAGATGAAGAATGTACAAACGAGTTCCAATTAAAAGTCTTTCAGACATTTTACTCTTAAACAAAACCTTTGAGCTCTGCTTCCATAAGTCTGACATTTGAGCCGTTGACCTGCAAATGTTATCCTTACACGTGGCTCCAACccggtactagcaaggtgtaagtaaagaagtggctggtgagtgtatatTTGACTAATTACCAGAGCTCTACTCAAACACATCATTTGATTTCACTTACATTAGTTTATTACtttctttatgtttgtttgCTGTGGACTCAGCAGTAATTGCTCCATTTATAGCCATGTGTTATTTGACTGATGAGAGCTCTAATATAAGAGAACAAACAGAAAAGCCATCCAGAAATCATAAAATGTCATGACACACTGTGAACTTGGTGCATCCTTTTAATCAGGCACTTTGCTTTAATTGCACTTCcattaaacaaaatatttacacaCATTAACTTCCTCATGCTACATTTTCAAGTGCAGAGTGAAGATTTTTAAAGTACAAACACAAAAGACACAGCCCCTTTTGTACACTGTACAAAATTAGATGAATAGGTTATATAATCAAGCCAAGCCAATGAAAATATCTACATCCTGAGTTCAACagtcataaaaaaaagaaagtgcacataAACTTAAATATGCCAGCCATCTCCGAAGAACCAGTCACTGGGCTCGgttatgatttagcactgtcaGACAAAGACAGCATCTGCTGCATTAGAGCGAAGTCTCGAGCCTCCTGAGGTGTGCGAATGTATGAGTCAATTTCGCTGTCAGAGATTTCCTCATCACCGGTCACATCCGTGTGTTCAGGCTGCTCCGCTCTCCTTTTCTTCGCATGAATGACACATGGAGGAGCAAACAGAACTCTTTTCCCCCAGTTTTGAGGTGGATTTTGACTCTCCTGAGTGCCGCTGTGCTCTGGCAGTACACGTGGATTATAGTCGACATCTCCTGGCTTCTCTTTGCCGTCAGAATTCGACCCATTTTGTTTCACAAAAGACGTAATTGGAGTCTGATCTGCGCACTCAGAGATTTGGGAGGAAGACTCAGGCGGAGCCTCAGCACAGCTGGCTTGACTCTCCTCCAGCAGAGCGTCCTCGTGGGTTCTCATAGCCCTCCTTAGCAGGGCGTACCTGTTCTGCAGAATGCATTCAACTAGCTGAATAACATTATCCGGTGTCACTGTTTCCCTGACCCAGGGTATTTCCTTGCCTAGCTTACACAACACCTCCTTGATTTCAGCTACTCTTGTCATAGCAGACTTGAGCTTTTTCACTTTGGCAACCTGACAGAACTTGTCCAGGGAGAATTTCAGGCGATGCTTGTTGGGTTTTAAGGATTGCCAGGCCAAATACGTTGCTGCCATCATTATGGGAATGGGCTTACGGCCAGTCACAATCCAGGAATCTGCTGCCAGCTCTACCAGGGCCACAGCTCGTTTGGTCAGCTCCCTCGAATTCTCAGCCAATTCTTCAGGAACATCGAGCGAGCTAATTTTGTATCTGTCAAAGAGAAATGCTCTCAGTAAATTTGAAATAAAGACTGAGCTGGTAAATCATCTAGAGCGCTgacagttttatattttaacaaGCAGCTTTTCAGATAAACACAGTTAACCTCAAGTGACTCTAATGAAAAGGGTTTTAAAATTTGATCAAGGTTTAACGCCGAAACAAGAAACTCCTTAAAAACCAGGGCAGGCCAAGAGGGAAATGAATGTTAAAcacgggggaaaaaaatctacttTTTAAGTTaactaaagttaaaaaaaacaacaacaacaaaaaaaaaaacgtgtatgccaaaacatgtttttaaaataaaagcaaataactACATCTTCATTAACTAAGGATAATTTAccactaattttttttttaaaaccagacaTCGGTATGACTGAGCAAAATCAACTCAACACACCGTGTTTGGGAGAGAAATGCTGAGtatgacccaaagaacaccatccccacagtcaAGCACGGAGGtggaaacattcagctttgggTCGGTTTTTCCTGCTAAGGGTTACAGGACAACACATCGAGGGGCCAATGGACAGGGCCATGCACCATGAAATCTCAGAATCTCCTTCCCTTGGCCAAAACTTTAAAGATGGGTCATGGATGACAATGACCCCAAAAATATTGCCAAGGCAACAAAGAAGTGGCTAAAGGAGAAGCACACTAAAGTCatggagtggcctagccagtctccagacctcagtcCTATGGataaatctgtggagggagctgagGCTTTGAATTCACAAGCAGCAGCCAAGAAACCTAAaagtttctgtaaagaggagtgAACCAAAATACCATCTACAAGAAATGTCTTCCTGCTGTTCTTGTCAACAAAGCTATGAAGTCCTGTTTTGCTCGAGGATCAAATGCTTACTTCACtcaatgacatgcaaatcatTTTCAAccttttatgtaatgtgtttttcaggattTTTGGTTCATATTCTGTCTCCTTTAAGTGAAACTATCATAAAAATTAGAAATGGATAATTTCTTTGGAAGTGAGCAAACTAACAAATCAATCAGGGGGTCAAATAATAACATCCCCCATTGTATGTCTCAGTTAGAAGACTTACAAGTGTTGCTGTTCTACAACTGCAATAAATGAGTTGTTTTGAAATACCTACTTAGCATTTTATGACTGAAAGCTGCAGTAAGTTCTTCACTTACTCATGACAGTGAGCTCCTATTACATCAGTGACGTTGATGATCGGGGCCTCAATGCTGAGGTTCTTGACCATTTCTTGATAAATCGCTCCCACCACCATCGAGTCGGCATCCAGCAGGCAGCTGATGGTTCCCACAGTAATGGGCCAATTGAGCTGCCTGCAGCTTACAAGCACACAACAACCAGTAAGAATATCTTTTTTCTGAAGGCTAACTTTGAGGAAAGCTTTATGCTCATAGGCCATCTTGTAATACGTGTGTGAGAGATCCTCAATCTCCCTGTTGACCATGAGAATCCGACATATGGCTTTCACACGCTGCTGACCTGTAGGtgtaaaacaaatgcatttGAGGAAATGCACAAGCAACAGGACTGAATTACACTGAAGTAACAAGGGAAAGCTTCCTTTGGAGGGCAAGAGCTCACCTTTTATCAGGTTTGCGCACGGCCTTTTGGCAACAGCAGTGGTTCGACTGAAGCTGACATCTGCAAGAGGGGAAAATAATCAAGGCAAAGTCCAAAAGTGATTAAATGTAAAGAGACAGATCTCCCATCCCTTCAGCAGTAGAGGGTCATAAATTTCATTCATACGAACTTACTTTACACGCTTTACAATCTTTAAGTGCCCTTCTAGTTATTACCCTGTACTGAAGCTAGTGGTCAATGGTCAGAagcaaaaagataaaaataaaaatctacatTTATTGACATTACATAACCTTTTCAATCCCTGGTAGAACAAGTTTATTAAACCAGGCTGACTAATGCTAAGAAATTTCAAATTATGTATCTACACTTACCTGGCACTTTTTTTAGGCATACATGTCCAACTGCTCATAAAGATCATTATCAATTCAACCAATCACATGGTAGCccctcaatgcatttaggcatgtagacatggtcaaatgacctgctgaagttcaaactgagaatCAGAATGAGtaagaaatgtgatttaaagGATTTCAGAAATGTCTGATctcctgggattttcccacacaaccatgtcTAGggttttacagaaaatgttctgaaagacagaaaatacCAGTGAACAACAGAGCAGCAGCGGTCGAAAATGCCCTGTTTGACCCCAGTGGTCACAGGAGAATGACCAGACTGCTTCAAACTGATAGGACGAAAACAGAACCTCAACTTCAAGATATGCAGATGAGCATCTTTGGAAACCCTGGAACAGGTAACTGAGGCTAAAATTCACTGAAATGGCAGTGTGGGGCATGTTTTCTTTGCACACTTTGAGCCAGCttagcatcatttaaacaccacagtctacctgagtattgttgctgaacATGTCCCGTCCCTTTATAACCACAGTGTAACACTGGTTTgaaaatgagttcactgtactcaaatggccacAGTGGTCAGATCTCAgtccagtagagcacctttgaACATTTGAGATGATCATCCTGAAGTGCAGAtgataaatctgcagcaactgtatgATGCTTTCATATCAATATAGACCAAAAATCTATGATGAATGCTTCCATCCTTGTTTAATCTATATCTAAGAAATGCATAACTTTGAGGAAATTAAGTCTCGTCATTACATAATTTGTCCACTAGGGAGCACATACAAGTTTACAAATGTAAAGTAAACTACTTTACATTTGTCTCGGTGAGCTCAGCAAACAAAATtatgaaaagaaacaaatttaaaaaaaaaaaaaaaaaaaaaaactactgatATTTAACACGGTCTTTTAACGGGCCAGACTTGACTTCAGTCTCATTTTCGTACCTGAACCTCCTACTGGATCATTAGCCAGGACTCCCTCGGACACCACAGAGCCGCAGTCCACACACACGAGCTGAGCCTGAGAGTACAGGTCATCGTCTACAATGTTTGTGGAGCCGCAGGCTGGACAGCGCATACCAGCAGCAGACATTATCCTAGAAGCTGCTGCCGCCTGAGGGACAGCTAAAGGTATGAAACGGGTACTAAACTGATAGGAAcacctgcaacacacacacacaacatcctGTTACTAATCTGGAGCTGTCAACAACCAATGAACGTAGCTTAAGCGACCGGTCGCGAGGAAGGAGCCCAATAATATGTGTCCGGATAGAAACAAGGATCGGATTCTAGAAGGTTCCGCTCGGCCAATTCGTCATTTTTGTAAAcgattaaaaaaatcacaaggcCGAAACTCAGGGGTCAGTTTTTCATTACAGAAACACCGTTGAAACACAAACGACGGGTTTTACGACCTAATTTTTTCTTCTGAGTTGGATAAGTACTAATAAAAGTGGATCGCCACACAACCTAATACGAAAATATCTAATAACTTCACGTTTATAACTTACCTATAAACAGTCTTTAAAAaggagtaaataaataaatgctgttACTAACAGCCTCGTGGCCTCTGTCTATAAGCCACTCAAGCAGTGGGTGTAAGTCACTGTAGCCAATCAGACATAAACTTTCAGTTAAGCTTAACTGCAGGGATTTCTTTTTCAGTACCCCTAAATTAGCTTGATAACGtttttatatgtaggtaatATTTTCTTTGTATGATATAATCTTTTTTGTCgttatttgaaattaaatttgACTGAATGTCAGCTCCCTagacatttaaaattaattaaatggcATCATAAGGGGCACGAATTTCTGTGAAACAGGAATTGTGACTACCTGTTTTTCGGTATGCATTCATATATGTTTCAaggctgtttgttttaaatttcaaacTGTAGCTTCATACATTTGCTCATCTTTTCTATTGCAAAATTTGTttacgagaaaaaaaaaagatttatctTGATAAGAGCCTAGCTTCCCCTGCCATCTTCT contains the following coding sequences:
- the brf2 gene encoding transcription factor IIIB 50 kDa subunit, with the translated sequence MSAAGMRCPACGSTNIVDDDLYSQAQLVCVDCGSVVSEGVLANDPVGGSDVSFSRTTAVAKRPCANLIKGQQRVKAICRILMVNREIEDLSHTYYKMAYEHKAFLKVSLQKKDILTGCCVLVSCRQLNWPITVGTISCLLDADSMVVGAIYQEMVKNLSIEAPIINVTDVIGAHCHEYKISSLDVPEELAENSRELTKRAVALVELAADSWIVTGRKPIPIMMAATYLAWQSLKPNKHRLKFSLDKFCQVAKVKKLKSAMTRVAEIKEVLCKLGKEIPWVRETVTPDNVIQLVECILQNRYALLRRAMRTHEDALLEESQASCAEAPPESSSQISECADQTPITSFVKQNGSNSDGKEKPGDVDYNPRVLPEHSGTQESQNPPQNWGKRVLFAPPCVIHAKKRRAEQPEHTDVTGDEEISDSEIDSYIRTPQEARDFALMQQMLSLSDSAKS